In Tessaracoccus sp. MC1865, the DNA window GGTCCTGAGCCGGGCCCGCAACCTGGACCTGCTGATCAGGGGCCTGGCGGAGCTGCCGGAGCACGTGCACCTGGCGCTGGTGGCGGTTCCGTACCCGCACCCCCGCGAGGCCGAGTTGCGGAAGGTGGCCGATGTCGCCGGGGTGGCCCAGAGCCGCCTGCACTTCGCACCCCCCGTGGACCAGCACGAGTTGGCGTACTACCTGAGCGGCGCGGATGTCGCCGTCTCGGCCATCCCCAAGGGGTCGCCGAACCACGATCTGGCCCTCCCCAACAAGCTCTTCGAGTACCTCCACGCGCGCCTGCCGCTGGTGCACGCCGACGCGGCCGCCATGCGGGCGTTCACCCGGCGTGAGGGCACCGGCACGGTGTTCCGCAGCGGCGACCTGGCCGACTACCTGCGCGCGGTGCGGCAGAACCTGGAGTCGCCGGTGCCCGCCGAACTGCTGGCGGAGAAGGCTGCGGAGCGCACCTGGCAGCACCTCGAGCCGCGGATCCTGGGTCTCTACGACCGGCTGACCGGCTTCATCCATACGGAACCGGGGCCGGACTTCCCGCCGATGACGGTCACCGAGGTGGTCGACAGGGAGGGCTGACGCGGCCGTCCGCTGCGCGTTAGGGTGGAACACATGCGCGCTGTCATCGTTGAGGCCCCCGGAGATGTCGACGTCCTGAACATCGGCGAGGCGGCGAAGCCCACCCCCGGCCCTGGCGAGGTGCTGGTGCGCACGGTCGCCTCCGGCGTCAACCGGGCTGATCTCCTGCAGCGCCAGGGCCACTACCCGCCCCCTCCCGGCATCACCGACATCATCGGCCTCGAGGCCAGCGGTGTCGTGGAAGAGGTGGGCGAAGGCGTCGAGCGCTGGAAGCGGGGTGACGAGGTGGTGGCGCTGCTGGCAGGCGGCGGCTACGCGGAGTTCTTCGTCGCGCCGGAGGGCCAGCTCATCTCGCCCCCGCCGGGAGTGGACCTGGTCTCGTCGGCCGGGGTGCTGGAAGTGGCGGCCACCGTGTTGTCGAACCTGCGCGTGGGGAACCTGGCCCACGGTGAGGTGTTCCTCGCCCATGGTGGCGCCGGCGGCATCGGCACCTTCGCCACGCAGTACGCCAAGGCGCTGGGCGCCGTCGTCGTCGCCACCGCGGGCAGCGAAGCGAAGCTCCAGCACTGCAGGGACCACGGGGCGGACTTCGCGTTCGACTACCACGGCGACTGGGTCTCGGAACTCCGGGAGGCCACCGGCGGTGCCGATGTCATCCTGGACATCATCGGCGCGAAGTACCTCGAGGCCAACGTCAAGGCCCTGAAGAAGCGGGGCCGCATCGTCGTCATCGGCCTGCAGGGCGGGGTGAAGGGGACGCTCAACCTGGGCGCGCTCCTCTCCAAGCAGGCGAGCATCACCGCCACCTCGCTGCGCTTCCGGCCGGACACGGAAAAGGCGGAGATCTGTGCCGCCGTGGAGGCGCAGGTATGGCCGATGTTGAATGACGGCCGAATCAAACTTTCCCCAGAGACGCGCATTCCCTTCGACGAGGTGCGCACCGCCCACGAAAAGCTCGCCGGAGGCGACAATGTGGGCAAAATCGTGCTGGTCCACTGACCCCCGGAGTTGACGACACGCCGAGGTACAGAACCGTTTCCAAACTGGCTCGGCAGCCTTTGTTTCATGATCAAACAGCCTTGGGCTAGGCGAATCACCGCACCTATGGCGCGCGTGTCACAGTGCCGACTCCAGGCCGAATTCCCCACCTATTGACCTTTCCGTAACGACTGTTCTAGCGTCGGCCTCAGCCAGTGCTGGCCAGGGGGAGGCAGGACGCAGCCCCCGTACATTCAGGCCCGACTGCGGGTGCCTCCGTGCGTTCCGCCGTGCCTAATCAATTCTTGGGGAAGAAGTCATGGAACAAGTCAGCATTCGTCGACCCTTGGCGTGGATGATCGCCATTGTAGTCCTTCTCAGCGGGTTCTTCGCAGCCTCCCTCAACAGGGCCTGGGCGGCACCGGATGACGGGGTTGCCGACATCAAGGGGTTCTTGTCGACGAACCCCACGGGGAACCTGGCCACCTGGTCCGAGGACCTCGGAACGGTAGGTGCGTTGGCGCTGCCGCTGCCCCTGGTGACGTCGTCGCCGGGGGCATTGCTGGGTGTGGACGATCTCATCCAGAAGGTGGTCGTCGACACCCTGTCGGGCGTCGAGAACTTCACCGACCTGACCACGGGCACCTTCCCCTTCACGCTTCCTGACGGGCGCAGCGGCACGCTGATCACGAACGCCACGCAGGTCGGCGCCGGCTGGCGCGTCGACTTCACGGCGACCGTGAACCGCACCGTCACCGGCCTGGACCTCCACCTCG includes these proteins:
- a CDS encoding NAD(P)H-quinone oxidoreductase, translated to MRAVIVEAPGDVDVLNIGEAAKPTPGPGEVLVRTVASGVNRADLLQRQGHYPPPPGITDIIGLEASGVVEEVGEGVERWKRGDEVVALLAGGGYAEFFVAPEGQLISPPPGVDLVSSAGVLEVAATVLSNLRVGNLAHGEVFLAHGGAGGIGTFATQYAKALGAVVVATAGSEAKLQHCRDHGADFAFDYHGDWVSELREATGGADVILDIIGAKYLEANVKALKKRGRIVVIGLQGGVKGTLNLGALLSKQASITATSLRFRPDTEKAEICAAVEAQVWPMLNDGRIKLSPETRIPFDEVRTAHEKLAGGDNVGKIVLVH